The nucleotide sequence CCGTATGCGTCTCTATCGGCGCGTGTGCTCCGTAGCCATTCACATAGGTCGCTTCAAAGAGCGAGACGGCGAGCTTTTCGCCTTCGGCCAGGTCCCCTTTTCGCTCTCTTTCCTGAGGAGCCGGAGCGTTCTTGATCACGTGCTCGAAGATGGTTCGATCATCAACGGTTGCCGGAGGCGTCTCAAATTCCGCCCGAACTTGCTCCAGCGCCGCAGCGGCCGTTTCGGGATCGGAGTGGAGCACGGCGATGAGGTCATTCTCTTTGACAACCGTTACGCCGGGGATTTTCTCGGCGGCTGTCGTGTCCACGCTCTTGAGGCGGGCTCCATGAGCCGGCGGTCGGAGAATCTTCGCATAGAGCATTCCCGGCAGACGAATATCGCCGGCGAATTGAGCAGCTCCGGTGACTTTGGCGATGGCATCCCGGCGCGGCGTCGGCTTCCCCATGATCGTGAATTCAGAAACGGATTTCAGAACGGCTTTTCCTTCGAGCCGACGGATGATTTTTTGTCCTCTGGCGAGCTGCCCGTAAGTCACCCGCCGCGACCTGTCGTCGCTGACGAAGATCACGCCGTTGTCCGCGGTGAGTTTTTCCTTGGGCACCTGGAGATGCTCCGAGGCCAGCTCCAGAAGAACGGCCCTGGCTTCGGCGGCAGCAGCTCGCAAGGCCGGACCGAAAAAGCGCGTGGACATCGAGCCGAAGGTCCCCATATCCCAGGGACAGAGATCCGTATCGCCCATGACCATCGTGATGGCATCAAGCGACACGCCCAGCTCATCGGCCGCCATCTGAGCCAGAGAGGTCACCACTCCCTGCCCCATTTCGATCTTCCCGGAGTAAACGGTCACGCGCCCATCCTCACCGATCCGCAAGTAGGCATTGAAATCGGTGGGATAGCTTCGACCGCGAGATTCCTGTCCCAAAAGATCCTCCCAATCCGAGAGGTCCGTCGTGAAGAGAACGACAATGCCGCTGCCGAGCAGCTTGAGGAAATCACGTCGGGCAATCCGGCCCGACGCCGAAGATGTCGCCGCCGAGTCTGTTCGTCGTTGTCTCATGGTGTGCCTCATCGTGTCCCAGCCACTCTCTCGATGGCTTGAACGATGCGCCAGTGGGCGGCGCACCGACAGAGATTGTTATCCATACCGGCAATGATCTGCTCCCGCGTCGGACGGGGATTTTTCAAAAGTAGCGCGTAGGCCGTCATGATCATCCCCGGCGTGCAGAACCCGCACTGGAATGCTCCCAGGTCGGCGAACGCTTTCTGCAGGGGATGGAGCTTACCATTTTTGGCCAACCCCTCGATGGTCAGTACCTCCTTGCCGCGAACTTCTCGAATGGGAAGCTGGCAGGAGCGAACGGCCTCTTTGCCGACGACCACCGTGCAGGCTCCACAGAGACTGAGACCGCAGCCGAACTTTGTTCCCGTCAGCCCCAGATCCGTGCGCAAAACCCAGAGCAGCGTCCGATTGCCGTCAACCTCCAAGCGAACCGGTTTGCCGTTGAGTTGAAAAGTGATTGTTTCTTTCATAGTGGCGATAATTTTAGACACCGGCTTATGTTTCTGTCAAAACGAATTTTTTGAACTGGGAGTCGTGCTCCGGGCGATGCGATCCCCCCGGGATCTCCTAAGGGAGCGAGCCGACATCTCCCGCTCGGGCCAACCCCTCGGTCACCGTGAGCGGATTGGCCGACATGCACTTCCTC is from Blastocatellia bacterium and encodes:
- a CDS encoding (2Fe-2S)-binding protein, whose product is MKETITFQLNGKPVRLEVDGNRTLLWVLRTDLGLTGTKFGCGLSLCGACTVVVGKEAVRSCQLPIREVRGKEVLTIEGLAKNGKLHPLQKAFADLGAFQCGFCTPGMIMTAYALLLKNPRPTREQIIAGMDNNLCRCAAHWRIVQAIERVAGTR